Proteins encoded by one window of Salvia splendens isolate huo1 chromosome 5, SspV2, whole genome shotgun sequence:
- the LOC121803284 gene encoding transcription factor RAX2-like, whose product MGRAPCCDKSKVKRGPWSPEEDTTLRNYVQKHGTTGSWISLPQKAGLKRCGKSCRLRWLNYLRPNIKHGGFTHEEDTIILTLYHTIGSRWSVIASHLPGRTDNDVKNYWNTKLKKKLLATNHPSTATTTMDSINSKIDNMLPYFPADAEIVDSQFLLPGLNETPDSIPLPSAPASLSNIHVNGSSEDDSFLVELMPNDAFDFVQDRFNHQLNYLESMYQGYTY is encoded by the exons ATGGGAAGAGCTCCCTGTTGTGACAAAAGCAAGGTAAAGAGGGGGCCATGGTCTCCTGAGGAAGACACCACTCTCAGAAACTATGTTCAGAAGCATGGCACTACTGGAAGCTGGATTTCTTTGCCTCAAAAAGCAG GGCTGAAGCGATGCGGCAAGAGCTGCCGGCTGAGATGGCTTAATTACCTTAGGCCCAACATCAAGCATGGCGGCTTCACTCATGAAGAAGATACCATCATTCTCACACTCTATCATACCATTGGAAGCAG GTGGTCCGTGATAGCTTCACATCTTCCAGGGAGAACAGACAACGACGTCAAGAACTATTGGAACACCAAGCTAAAAAAGAAGCTATTGGCAACCAATCATCCGTCCACCGCCACGACAACAATGGACAGCATTAACTCAAAAATCGACAACATGTTGCCATATTTCCCGGCCGATGCAGAAATTGTGGACTCTCAGTTCCTACTTCCCGGCCTCAACGAAACACCGGATTCCATCCCGCTTCCTTCAGCTCCGGCGAGCCTTTCAAACATTCATGTAAATGGATCATCCGAAGACGACTCGTTTCTGGTTGAATTAATGCCTAATGATGCCTTCGATTTCGTCCAAGACAGATTCAACCATCAACTTAACTATCTCGAGTCGATGTATCAAGGTTATACGTATTAA
- the LOC121802013 gene encoding pentatricopeptide repeat-containing protein At1g73400, mitochondrial-like yields the protein MLLCAMFTAMSRRLSLLHTTHRLLRNASFTNHVAVAPYPVALSCYRDYSKMLAYPSFVPSRNILIGPHFMTTYPLMFRPYCTSEEFESIKPSSTDGTDRADEVYKTVLDYAKPEYKMEGALDELGIELTTPLVVEVLDRLRFEEKLAFRFFNWAGHRGHYSHEPESYNRMIEILSSTKYKVRQFRIICDLLDYMKRSDKSSVPIEVLLTILRRYTEKHLTHLQKFAKKKKIRVKTQPEINALNLLLDAMCKCSLVEDAEAMCQRVRSKVKPNADTYNILFFGWCRVRNPTKAMGVLENMISMGFTPEYFTYNTAIDTFCKAGMLKDAAEILQFMKTKGSTMSSPTAKTYAIMMVALVQNERMDECFEILADMIASGCLPDVSTYKELIDAMCSAGKIEAAYKFLEEMGHTSYPPDIVTYNCFLKVLCDNRNSEEALRLYQKMNEVGCSPSVQTYNMLIVLFFKIGEPNGAFEAWREMERRGCARDTDTYCVMIEGLFGCNSTKDAISLLEEVLNMGMKLPFKKFDAFLKELSAVGDLRTISKLSAQMRKFYNPAMARRFAVTQKRRSMSLRGR from the coding sequence ATGCTTTTGTGTGCAATGTTCACTGCAATGTCGCGGCGGCTTTCACTATTACACACAACTCACAGATTATTGAGAAATGCATCATTCACTAATCATGTTGCAGTAGCGCCTTATCCTGTTGCTTTAAGTTGTTATAGAGACTACAGCAAAATGCTCGCCTACCCCTCCTTTGTACCGAGCAGAAATATTCTCATCGGCCCGCATTTTATGACTACATATCCACTTATGTTTAGGCCCTATTGCACTTCAGAGGAATTTGAATCGATCAAGCCATCTTCTACTGATGGAACTGATCGTGCTGATGAGGTGTATAAAACAGTGTTGGATTATGCAAAGCCCGAGTACAAAATGGAGGGGGCTCTTGATGAACTTGGCATTGAATTGACAACACCTTTAGTAGTAGAGGTTCTAGACAGGCTTCGATTTGAGGAGAAGCTAGCATTCAGGTTCTTTAATTGGGCGGGGCACCGAGGACATTATAGTCATGAGCCTGAATCCTATAATAGAATGATTGAAATTCTATCCAGTACTAAGTACAAGGTGAGGCAGTTTCGGATCATCTGTGATCTTCTTGATTATATGAAAAGGAGCGACAAAAGCTCTGTACCCATTGAGGTGTTGCTGACCATTTTGAGACGGTATACTGAGAAACACTTGACGCATCTTCAAAAGTTTGCGAAGAAGAAAAAGATACGCGTGAAGACACAGCCTGAGATAAACGCGTTAAATCTGCTCCTGGATGCTATGTGCAAGTGCTCTCTCGTTGAGGATGCTGAGGCGATGTGCCAGAGGGTGAGAAGCAAGGTCAAGCCGAATGCTGACACATATAACATATTGTTCTTTGGATGGTGCAGGGTTAGGAACCCGACTAAAGCTATGGGCGTGCTCGAGAATATGATCAGTATGGGTTTTACGCCCGAATATTTCACATACAACACTGCCATTGATACCTTTTGCAAAGCAGGGATGCTGAAAGATGCTGCTGAGATTCTGCAGTTCATGAAGACCAAAGGCTCAACTATGTCTTCTCCCACAGCAAAAACTTATGCGATTATGATGGTAGCACTTGTCCAGAATGAGAGAATGGATGAGTGCTTTGAGATCTTAGCAGATATGATAGCTAGTGGATGCCTTCCTGATGTGTCTACGTACAAAGAACTAATTGATGCCATGTGTTCAGCTGGGAAAATTGAAGCAGCGTATAAGTTCTTGGAAGAGATGGGACACACAAGCTACCCTCCTGATATTGTCACTTACAACTGCTTTCTCAAGGTTCTGTGTGATAATAGGAATAGTGAAGAGGCACTTCGTCTTTACCAAAAAATGAATGAGGTGGGATGCTCACCCAGTGTGCAAACGTACAATATGTTGATTGTGTTGTTTTTCAAGATTGGTGAGCCCAATGGCGCCTTTGAAGCTTGGAGGGAGATGGAAAGAAGAGGTTGTGCTCGTGATACTGATACCTACTGCGTGATGATTGAAGGACTATTCGGATGCAATAGTACCAAGGATGCCATTTCACTTTTGGAAGAAGTTTTAAACATGGGGATGAAATTACCCTTTAAGAAATTTGACGCCTTTTTGAAGGAGCTCTCTGCAGTTGGTGACCTCCGTACAATCAGTAAACTGTCGGCGCAAATGCGTAAATTTTACAATCCTGCAATGGCACGCCGTTTCGCTGTAACTCAGAAGCGTAGAAGTATGAGCTTGAGGGGAAGGTGA